In Sphingobacterium sp. lm-10, one DNA window encodes the following:
- a CDS encoding nucleoside triphosphate pyrophosphohydrolase family protein produces the protein MIDPKSLTSVSEFHKTFQHPILDSPQIPSEKRSALRVALIAEELKELEEAIQNNDLVEVADALCDIQYVLSGAILEFGLQNKFNALFEEVQRSNMSKACKSEEEAIQTQEHYRTKGVESYYKKVDDLYLVFREGDHKTLKSVNYSPADLKTILEEK, from the coding sequence ATGATAGATCCTAAAAGCTTAACATCCGTATCTGAATTTCACAAAACCTTTCAACACCCTATTTTAGATAGCCCACAAATCCCTTCTGAAAAAAGATCTGCCTTGCGCGTTGCGCTCATCGCCGAGGAATTGAAAGAGTTGGAAGAAGCAATCCAGAATAATGATTTGGTAGAAGTAGCCGATGCGCTTTGCGACATTCAATACGTACTGTCGGGTGCTATCCTCGAATTTGGACTACAGAATAAGTTCAATGCATTATTTGAAGAAGTACAACGCTCTAACATGAGCAAAGCTTGTAAATCTGAGGAAGAGGCGATACAAACGCAGGAGCACTACCGCACCAAAGGCGTAGAATCCTATTATAAAAAGGTGGATGATCTGTATCTCGTATTTAGAGAGGGAGATCACAAGACGTTAAAGTCCGTCAACTACTCCCCGGCGGATTTGAAAACCATACTGGAAGAAAAATAA
- a CDS encoding pseudouridine synthase yields the protein MPFNNKRNSRDDSARRGRNNEDSRSRSNDRPKSNFSSSDKRFKGEDSRSRNSNDGFAKKSFGDREDRKPYNSDNRRSSEDRKPYNSDNRRSSEDRKPYNSDNRRSSEDRKPYNSDNRRSSEDRKPYNSDNRRSSEDRKPYNSDNRRSSEDRKPYNSDNRRSSEDRKPYSSDNRRSSEDRKPYNSDNRRSSEDRKPYNSDNRRSSEDRGGSSRSNDKFGKKDGFNRSSSPRPDFKQRDGFKKRSFSDRDDQSKGGDRTNFRTRKTFGSGEGDGEQKTFFPNRKFAQAKNPASGQAKDDGTIRLNRYISNSGICSRRKADELIEQGLISVNGEVVIELGTKVDPAKDEIRYNNERLKREKMVYVLLNKPKDYITTTDDPQERRTVMQLVSKATKERIYPVGRLDRNTTGLLLLTNDGNLAEKLSHPRNNISKMYHVELDKSLSQGDMNKIQFGIELEDGLIKPDEVSYVTGASKKEVGIQIHSGKNRIVRRIFEHLGYEVVKLDRVVYANLTKKDLPRGRWRYLEERELIQLKHLMK from the coding sequence ATGCCATTCAACAATAAAAGGAACAGTCGTGACGACAGCGCCAGAAGAGGTAGAAACAACGAAGACTCCCGGTCTCGTAGTAATGATCGTCCTAAATCAAACTTTTCTTCATCAGACAAACGTTTTAAAGGAGAAGATAGTCGATCAAGAAACAGCAACGATGGATTTGCAAAAAAATCCTTTGGTGATCGTGAAGATCGCAAACCTTACAATAGTGACAATCGCAGATCTTCCGAAGACCGTAAACCGTACAACAGCGACAACCGCAGATCTTCTGAAGACCGCAAACCATACAACAGCGACAACCGCAGATCTTCTGAAGACCGCAAACCATACAACAGCGACAACCGCAGATCTTCTGAAGACCGCAAACCATACAACAGCGACAACCGCAGATCTTCTGAAGACCGCAAACCATACAACAGCGACAACCGCAGATCTTCTGAAGACCGCAAACCATACAACAGCGACAACCGCAGATCTTCTGAAGACCGCAAACCATACAGCAGCGACAACCGCAGATCTTCTGAAGACCGCAAACCGTACAACAGCGACAACCGTAGATCTTCTGAAGACCGTAAACCGTACAATAGCGACAACCGTAGATCTTCTGAAGATCGTGGTGGTAGCTCGAGAAGTAATGACAAATTCGGCAAGAAAGATGGCTTCAACCGAAGCAGCTCTCCCCGCCCGGATTTCAAACAACGTGACGGATTCAAAAAGAGATCCTTTAGCGACCGCGATGATCAGTCTAAAGGTGGCGACAGAACAAATTTCCGTACCAGAAAAACATTTGGATCTGGTGAAGGTGATGGAGAGCAAAAAACATTCTTTCCGAACAGAAAATTTGCTCAAGCGAAGAACCCGGCATCTGGACAGGCAAAAGATGATGGTACCATTCGCTTAAACCGTTACATCTCCAATTCGGGAATCTGTTCGAGAAGAAAAGCAGATGAATTAATCGAGCAAGGCTTAATATCCGTGAATGGTGAGGTCGTGATCGAACTGGGAACGAAAGTAGATCCAGCGAAAGACGAAATCCGTTATAACAACGAACGCCTTAAGCGGGAAAAAATGGTTTATGTTTTATTAAATAAGCCAAAAGACTACATCACCACTACCGACGATCCACAAGAAAGACGAACGGTGATGCAATTAGTAAGCAAAGCAACGAAAGAGAGAATCTATCCGGTAGGCAGACTCGACCGCAATACAACAGGCTTACTTCTTTTAACGAATGATGGTAATTTGGCAGAAAAACTTTCTCATCCGAGAAACAATATCAGCAAAATGTATCATGTGGAATTAGACAAGAGCTTGTCGCAAGGTGATATGAACAAAATTCAATTCGGTATTGAATTGGAAGATGGGTTAATCAAACCGGATGAGGTGAGTTACGTAACCGGTGCCAGTAAGAAAGAAGTTGGCATTCAAATACATAGTGGCAAAAATCGGATTGTAAGACGGATTTTCGAGCACTTAGGATACGAAGTAGTAAAACTAGACCGTGTGGTGTACGCGAATTTAACTAAGAAGGATCTACCACGTGGCAGATGGCGTTATTTAGAAGAGCGTGAGTTGATACAACTAAAACACTTGATGAAATAG
- a CDS encoding lytic transglycosylase domain-containing protein — translation MIKKKALACSVVLVAVLLTKLYSSSNVEKMPKGTNPVAWQFDKEQKTTAIVDSTERDPYWSDVTFAEEEVPLNDPAVKNKLTTYLKRFSFKKIQSYKMHRKANEYLPRIAKILASYGIPEDFKYIPVVESDLDPRTSSHKGAGGYWQFIPATARLYGLRVNGDADDRMDLTKSTHAAAKYLKALHREFGDWTLVAAAYNVGGGSLKRSIRRQGTESYYDLNLNKETGSYVYKIISVKSVIEHPDRFGYRRLAKANTDVQEDVAMM, via the coding sequence ATGATAAAAAAGAAAGCATTAGCTTGTAGTGTGGTACTAGTCGCCGTTTTGCTGACAAAGTTATACTCAAGCTCCAATGTCGAAAAGATGCCTAAAGGGACCAATCCGGTGGCATGGCAGTTCGACAAAGAACAAAAAACAACGGCAATCGTAGACTCGACTGAACGAGATCCCTACTGGAGTGATGTTACATTTGCCGAAGAGGAAGTACCCTTAAATGATCCAGCTGTAAAGAATAAGCTGACGACTTACCTCAAAAGATTTTCCTTCAAGAAGATCCAATCGTATAAGATGCATCGCAAAGCGAATGAGTATCTGCCGCGTATAGCGAAAATACTAGCTTCGTATGGCATTCCGGAAGATTTCAAATACATTCCTGTGGTGGAGAGTGATTTGGATCCACGTACTTCATCTCACAAAGGAGCAGGTGGATATTGGCAGTTCATTCCTGCCACCGCTCGATTGTATGGATTACGTGTAAATGGTGATGCGGACGATCGTATGGATTTAACTAAATCTACACATGCTGCCGCAAAATACTTAAAAGCATTGCACCGAGAATTTGGCGATTGGACATTAGTAGCTGCGGCCTACAATGTAGGTGGGGGTAGCTTAAAGCGGTCTATTCGTCGCCAAGGTACGGAAAGCTATTACGACCTAAATCTTAATAAAGAGACTGGTTCGTATGTGTACAAGATTATCTCTGTGAAATCTGTCATTGAACATCCAGATCGTTTTGGTTACCGAAGATTGGCAAAGGCAAATACGGATGTACAGGAAGATGTCGCGATGATGTAA
- the ccoN gene encoding cytochrome-c oxidase, cbb3-type subunit I: MQLQQFDYDNKIVRDFGVATMVWGIVGMTVGLLVALQLIWPEMNFLTQYTTFGRVRPVHTNAVIFAFVGNGIFMGVYYSLQRVLKARMFNDTLSKIHFWGWQLIIVASAITLPLGLTSSHEYAEMEWPIDIAITLIWVVFGINMFGTIIKRRERHMYVAVWFYIATFVTIAVLHIVNSMQVPVSFWKSYYIYAGVQDALVQWWYGHNAVAFFLTTPYLGMMYYFLPKMANRPIYSYRLSILHFWSLIFIYIWAGPHHLLYTALPGWVQSLGVVFSVMLIAPSWGGMINGLLTLRGAWDKVRREPTLKFMVVALTAYGMATFEGPLLSLKQVNAIAHFTDWIVAHVHVGALGWNGFMTFSILYWIVPRIYRTDLYSKKLANAHFWIGTLGILFYAIPMYWAAVVQGLMWKDFTPEGVLRNPNFLATTLEIIPMHMMRAFGGALYLAGAIMMAYNLTKTMRSGRLLENERAEAPALDNAIHGEKYRHRRLERKPMLFMVLALVAILIGGMVEMIPTFTMSSNVPSIPSVKPYTALEIQGRDLYIREGCVNCHSQTIRPFRSETARYGEYSKAGEFVYDHPFLWGSKRTGPDLQRIGGKYPHKWHFDHLLDPTITSPGSIMPAYPWLIEQEINYTDLPKKLEVMKTLGVPYAEQQIQQAIPDAKRQAKSIADALHANQVEVDADREIIAMIAYLQRLGTDIKVNKAPTATANDDH, translated from the coding sequence ATGCAATTACAGCAATTTGATTATGACAACAAGATCGTGCGCGACTTTGGTGTGGCCACCATGGTATGGGGGATAGTCGGCATGACCGTCGGCTTGCTTGTTGCGTTGCAGCTGATCTGGCCAGAAATGAATTTTTTAACGCAGTACACCACCTTTGGACGGGTGCGCCCCGTACATACCAATGCGGTTATCTTCGCCTTTGTCGGAAATGGGATTTTCATGGGCGTTTATTATTCTTTACAGCGCGTTTTGAAAGCGCGTATGTTCAACGATACGCTCAGTAAAATTCATTTTTGGGGTTGGCAATTGATTATCGTAGCTTCTGCGATCACTCTTCCGCTAGGCCTCACCAGCTCCCATGAATACGCTGAAATGGAATGGCCAATAGATATTGCCATTACCCTAATCTGGGTTGTATTTGGGATCAATATGTTTGGAACGATTATCAAACGTCGCGAAAGGCACATGTACGTGGCCGTTTGGTTCTACATCGCTACTTTTGTCACGATTGCGGTCTTGCATATCGTGAATTCTATGCAGGTGCCGGTCAGCTTCTGGAAAAGCTATTATATTTATGCCGGTGTACAGGATGCACTCGTGCAATGGTGGTACGGCCACAACGCGGTCGCTTTTTTCCTCACGACGCCCTACCTCGGTATGATGTACTATTTCCTGCCAAAGATGGCCAATCGGCCTATCTATTCTTATCGGCTCAGTATTCTGCATTTCTGGTCACTAATATTTATCTACATCTGGGCAGGTCCGCATCATTTGTTGTACACCGCCTTACCCGGATGGGTGCAATCTTTGGGCGTTGTGTTTTCTGTAATGCTAATCGCTCCGTCATGGGGAGGAATGATTAATGGATTGCTTACGCTGCGTGGTGCCTGGGACAAGGTGCGTCGAGAGCCTACCTTAAAATTTATGGTAGTCGCGCTTACGGCCTATGGCATGGCTACCTTTGAAGGCCCATTGTTATCTCTGAAGCAAGTGAATGCCATTGCACACTTTACCGACTGGATTGTAGCGCACGTACATGTGGGCGCATTAGGTTGGAATGGATTTATGACCTTCTCTATTTTATATTGGATCGTACCGCGGATCTATCGTACCGATCTGTACTCCAAAAAATTAGCAAACGCACATTTCTGGATTGGTACCCTCGGGATTCTCTTTTACGCGATTCCGATGTATTGGGCAGCGGTCGTGCAAGGCCTGATGTGGAAGGACTTTACGCCAGAGGGCGTATTGAGAAATCCAAACTTTCTAGCCACTACCTTGGAAATCATTCCTATGCACATGATGCGTGCTTTTGGTGGCGCATTGTATCTGGCGGGAGCAATCATGATGGCTTACAACTTGACCAAAACCATGCGTAGCGGTCGCTTGCTGGAAAATGAAAGAGCGGAAGCACCTGCGTTGGACAATGCTATTCACGGGGAGAAATACCGCCACCGTCGTCTGGAACGCAAACCGATGTTATTTATGGTGTTGGCGCTCGTCGCTATCCTAATTGGCGGTATGGTGGAGATGATTCCAACATTTACCATGAGTAGCAACGTGCCCAGTATCCCATCTGTAAAACCGTATACAGCCTTAGAGATACAAGGTCGAGATTTGTACATCCGCGAAGGCTGTGTGAACTGCCATTCACAGACGATCCGTCCGTTTCGTTCCGAAACGGCACGCTACGGTGAATACAGTAAGGCCGGCGAATTTGTTTACGATCATCCCTTTTTATGGGGATCCAAGCGTACCGGGCCAGATTTGCAACGTATTGGAGGTAAATATCCACATAAGTGGCATTTTGACCACCTGTTGGATCCGACAATCACCTCTCCAGGAAGTATTATGCCCGCATATCCTTGGCTGATTGAGCAGGAGATCAATTACACCGATTTGCCAAAAAAACTTGAAGTGATGAAGACCTTAGGCGTGCCCTATGCGGAGCAGCAGATCCAACAGGCCATACCAGATGCAAAAAGACAAGCGAAATCCATCGCAGATGCCCTGCATGCTAATCAAGTGGAAGTGGATGCAGACAGGGAGATCATAGCGATGATTGCCTACCTGCAACGTTTGGGTACCGATATCAAAGTCAACAAAGCGCCGACAGCTACTGCTAACGACGATCATTAA
- a CDS encoding cbb3-type cytochrome c oxidase N-terminal domain-containing protein: MIAHLMTTEVLAGFKQFLLPDGDVHHTIFLITLVVAMLVLLVAVYRIHRALQAIYRISFPESYRNELAQKAKISAVRAQRNKARWDGLLGLHKLEEEHALVIEDHDFDGIVELDNPIPIWFNVLFYSTIIFGLGYLFSYHVFGWGLNQDQEYAVEVVQAEQARQLYLSQVADLVDESTITVDSTGSLALSGKAIFAANCAACHGAQGEGTIGPNLTDRYWLHGGEIRDIFKTVKYGVPEKGMVPWEQTLTPGQIAEVSNYIFSLRDSKPSNPKAAEGVELVYE; the protein is encoded by the coding sequence ATGATAGCACATTTGATGACAACGGAGGTGTTGGCCGGGTTTAAGCAATTTCTATTACCAGATGGCGATGTACATCATACGATATTCTTGATTACGTTGGTCGTTGCGATGCTGGTTTTACTGGTAGCGGTGTATAGAATCCATCGGGCCTTACAGGCTATTTATCGGATCAGTTTTCCAGAAAGCTACCGCAATGAGCTGGCACAAAAGGCGAAAATAAGCGCGGTTCGTGCGCAACGTAATAAAGCACGTTGGGATGGTTTGTTAGGTCTACATAAGCTGGAAGAAGAGCATGCATTGGTGATAGAGGATCATGATTTTGACGGGATCGTCGAATTGGATAATCCAATTCCCATTTGGTTCAATGTGCTGTTCTACTCTACTATTATTTTTGGATTGGGCTACTTGTTTTCTTATCACGTATTTGGTTGGGGGCTCAATCAGGATCAGGAATATGCTGTAGAAGTCGTGCAAGCAGAACAAGCCCGGCAATTGTATCTCAGTCAAGTGGCAGATCTGGTCGATGAATCTACAATCACGGTCGATTCTACCGGTTCGCTAGCCCTATCCGGGAAGGCCATATTTGCCGCTAACTGTGCCGCATGTCACGGAGCACAGGGCGAAGGAACCATTGGCCCGAATCTAACTGATCGATACTGGCTGCATGGTGGAGAGATCAGAGATATTTTTAAAACCGTGAAATACGGAGTGCCAGAGAAGGGTATGGTTCCTTGGGAGCAAACACTTACTCCCGGACAGATAGCCGAAGTGAGTAATTATATTTTTTCCCTACGAGATAGTAAGCCATCCAACCCCAAGGCAGCAGAAGGAGTCGAATTAGTATATGAATAG
- the ccoG gene encoding cytochrome c oxidase accessory protein CcoG translates to MAATAINSKRNWIYAKMPKGIWYQRRQWVGYSLLLIFFVLPFIKIGGQPLLMLNVVERKFAVLGLLFYPQDLYIFVFGMMIVLVAIVLITAMAGRVWCGWACPQTIFMELVFRRIEYWIEGDWIQQRRTNEGPDTDARAWKKLLKHSLFLLLSFLIANLFLAYIIGVDALWRIVKEPVEQHLVGFLSLITFTLVFYGVFAHLREIVCTTICPYGRLQSVLLDESTITVAYDHRRGEPRGKYKREAPQNLGMQGDCVDCKLCVHVCPTGIDIRNGIQLECVNCTACVDACDAVMEKLHKPKRLVGFYSAATLEGELKKRKGIMNRTWAYTAILLVLSLLFSFLLAGRSLIDGRLLRAAGSSYQLRDDGTVSNLYTLELTNKSGKDMPFTLKSEDATISLQRVNAIDSLKPDGKAMLSFFLCTPNHHVKKYKTDVKVQIISNSKVIKSLKTTFIAPTGKRDKS, encoded by the coding sequence ATGGCAGCAACAGCAATAAATAGCAAGCGCAACTGGATATACGCCAAAATGCCGAAAGGCATTTGGTATCAGAGAAGACAATGGGTCGGATATAGTTTGCTACTTATTTTCTTTGTCCTACCTTTTATCAAAATTGGTGGACAGCCCTTGCTGATGCTCAATGTGGTCGAACGCAAGTTCGCTGTGCTTGGCCTATTATTCTATCCACAGGATCTCTATATCTTCGTTTTTGGGATGATGATTGTACTCGTGGCTATCGTACTAATCACGGCTATGGCGGGGCGTGTGTGGTGCGGATGGGCCTGCCCGCAGACCATTTTTATGGAGCTGGTTTTTCGGCGTATCGAATATTGGATAGAAGGCGACTGGATACAACAAAGGCGGACAAATGAGGGGCCGGATACGGATGCCCGCGCATGGAAAAAGCTCTTGAAACATAGTCTGTTTCTATTACTATCCTTCCTGATCGCCAATCTTTTTCTTGCATACATTATTGGTGTAGATGCGCTTTGGCGTATCGTGAAAGAGCCAGTAGAGCAGCACCTGGTTGGTTTTCTATCGCTGATCACTTTTACATTGGTTTTTTATGGCGTATTCGCACATCTTAGAGAAATAGTATGTACTACCATTTGTCCTTATGGCCGTTTACAAAGCGTTTTGTTAGACGAATCAACCATCACAGTGGCCTACGATCACCGACGAGGCGAACCGCGCGGTAAATATAAACGCGAAGCACCACAAAATCTCGGCATGCAGGGCGACTGCGTGGACTGTAAGCTTTGTGTACACGTTTGTCCTACAGGTATTGACATCAGAAATGGTATACAACTAGAATGTGTGAATTGTACCGCCTGTGTTGATGCCTGCGACGCGGTGATGGAAAAGCTACATAAGCCAAAGAGGTTGGTCGGTTTCTATAGTGCCGCTACGTTGGAAGGTGAGCTAAAAAAACGGAAAGGTATCATGAATAGAACCTGGGCCTATACCGCCATACTTTTGGTGTTGTCGCTATTATTTAGCTTTTTACTGGCTGGGCGATCTCTTATAGATGGTCGTTTGCTACGCGCCGCAGGAAGTTCTTATCAACTCCGGGATGATGGAACGGTGAGCAACCTTTATACATTGGAGCTTACGAATAAGTCGGGGAAAGACATGCCATTTACATTGAAGAGCGAGGATGCTACGATCTCATTACAGCGAGTCAATGCAATCGATTCTCTAAAACCAGATGGCAAAGCAATGCTAAGTTTCTTTTTATGTACACCAAATCATCACGTCAAAAAGTATAAAACAGATGTGAAAGTACAGATCATCTCAAATAGCAAGGTCATCAAATCCTTGAAGACCACCTTTATTGCCCCGACAGGCAAGCGGGATAAATCATAG